One part of the Lycium ferocissimum isolate CSIRO_LF1 chromosome 8, AGI_CSIRO_Lferr_CH_V1, whole genome shotgun sequence genome encodes these proteins:
- the LOC132067331 gene encoding probable nucleoredoxin 1, whose product MAVDQESFTHDLTVVLSSIERDILICRNGEQVKISSITGKIVGLYFCSSWCGPCRQFTPKLVEAYEDLYPKGDFEIVFISSDKDDESFNEYFAKMPWLAVPFSDAEARKNLKQLFKVRAIPHLVILDGTGNVLGNEGVKFIKYFGAEAYPFTSERVNYLRLEEEKAKENQSLSSLLVYGSPDFLISNDGSKISVSELEGKTVGLYFAMSSYKGCKNFTLKLVEVYEKLKQKNFEIVLISVDEKYENFKEGFVPMPWLALSFKDKNCERLVRYFEHKLVPQLVVISPDGKTLQQNAVKIVEEYGDEAFPFTQEKLVAMANLEKKKLEAQTLDSIPVTADRDFVISNGGLKVPVCKLVGNNILLYFAASWSLPSREFLPKLVTAYQEIKKKDKMFEVIFISSDQDEPSFNNIFSSMPWLALPFDDERKAFLSRRFNIVGIPIAIAISPSGSTVNTQVRQLLETHGERAYPFTEELIKNLQQQLDKNTMGWPKKGRDEIHNEHELALLHQQVYLCSRCKQMGYGWSFFCKHCNYGLHPKCAPKQDEMN is encoded by the exons ATGGCAGTTGATCAAGAAAGTTTCACTCATGATCTCACAGTTGTGCTGTCTTCAATAGAAAGAGACATTCTAATATGTAGAAACGGCGAACAG GTTAAGATTAGCAGCATAACAGGAAAGATTGTGGGCTTGTATTTCTGCAGTTCGTGGTGTGGTCCATGTCGCCAGTTTACACCAAAGTTGGTGGAAGCTTATGAGGATCTTTATCCTAAAGGTGACTTTGAAATAGTGTTTATTTCATCTGATAAAGATGATGAATCGTTTAATGAATACTTCGCGAAAATGCCATGGCTTGCTGTTCCCTTTTCTGATGCTGAGGCTAGAAAGAACTTAAAGCAGTTGTTCAAAGTAAGGGCAATTCCACATCTTGTGATTCTTGATGGGACAGGCAATGTTTTGGGCAACGAGGGcgttaaatttataaaatactttGGTGCTGAAGCCTATCCATTTACTTCGGAAAGAGTTAATTATTTGAGACTGGAAGAAGAGAAAGCTAAGGAAAATCAGTCTTTGAGTTCTCTTTTAGTCTATGGATCCCCCGATTTTTTGATTTCAAATGATGGGAGCAAG ATTTCCGTGTCTGAGCTTGAAGGCAAAACAGTTGGTCTATATTTTGCTATGAGTTCTTACAAAGGGTGCAAGAATTTCACCTTGAAGCTAGTAGAGGTATACGAAAAGCTTAAACAAAAGAACTTTGAAATTGTGCTGATTTCTGTGGATGAAAAGTATGAGAATTTTAAAGAAGGCTTTGTACCAATGCCATGGTTGGCTTTATCTTTCAAAGACAAGAACTGTGAGAGACTTGTTCGGTACTTTGAGCATAAACTCGTACCACAGCTTGTCGTAATAAGTCCTGACGGGAAGACTCTGCAGCAAAATGCAGTTAAAATTGTCGAAGAATATGGTGATGAAGCCTTTCCTTTCACACAAGAAAAGCTTGTTGCTATGGCTAATCTAGAGAAGAAGAAACTCGAAGCACAAACATTAGACTCCATTCCTGTTACTGCGGATCGAGATTTTGTCATTTCAAATGGTGGTTTAAAG GTTCCTGTGTGTAAACTAGTGGGGAACAACATTCTACTGTACTTTGCAGCAAGTTGGAGCCTCCCAAGTCGAGAATTTCTACCCAAACTCGTAACTGcataccaagaaatcaagaagaaagaCAAAATGTTTGAAGTCATTTTCATCTCTAGTGATCAAGATGAACCTTCCTTTAATAACATCTTTTCAAGTATGCCTTGGTTAGCACTCCCTTTCGACGATGAAAGGAAGGCATTTCTATCGCGCAGATTCAACATAGTAGGCATTCCGATCGCCATAGCCATAAGTCCTAGTGGCAGCACTGTAAATACACAAGTAAGGCAGCTGTTAGAGACACACGGTGAAAGAGCCTATCCGTTTACGGAAGAACTCATAAAGAATTTGCAGCAACAACTCGACAAAAATACAATGGGTTGGCCCAAGAAAGGCAGAGATGAAATTCACAATGAGCATGAACTTGCGCTCTTGCATCAGCAAGTTTATCTTTGCAGTAGGTGTAAGCAAATGGGGTACGGGTGGTCGTTCTTCTGCAAGCATTGTAATTACGGGCTCCATCCAAAATGTGCTCCGAAACAAGATGAGATGAACTGA